ACAGATTCTCATGCCTATATTTTTTCAGATCGAATTTCTGGATTTGGGGGGTTACCTGTCGGCATAGAAGGCACTATAATCGCACTTTTTTCTGGGGGCATAGATTCTCCCGTGGCAGCATGGATGGTTATGAAAAGAGGTGCTAAAGTCCTGCTTCTGAATTTTTACCACAATCAAGAACAGTTACAAAAAGTAATAGAAACAGCACATATTTTAGACAGATATTCTCCAGATCCCATTGAATTTATAGCAGAAGACCATGGTGCTTTAATCGGCAGTTTTGTGCATAACCTATATTATATAAACAAGCAGAGGTGGACATGCGTATTTTGCAGATACTCAATGCTAAAAAGAGCAGAGGAACTATCCCATGAAAAAAATGCACTTGCCATTGTCACAGGTGAATCTTTAGGGCAGGTAGCATCTCAGACATTGAATAACATTAATGTTGAGTCAAGTGCAGTAAACATACCCATCTTAAGGCCACTTATCGGATTAGATAAAATTGAGATCGAGAACATAGCCAAAAAAATAGGAACCTACGAAAAATCTATAATAGCAAAAGGTTGTGGGTGTCCGTTCTTGCCAGAATATCCAGTTACCAAAGCGGATTATGAATCGTTTAAAAAGATTGAGGTTCAAGCGTTTGCCAAAAGAGATGTGCCTGAAGTAAAAATAGTAAACGAAAGCAAACATACCTGCTAAATTACCTTTCCTATCAAGTACACATTTCCTGCATCTACTATCTCAACATCATAAAAACTATTTATTTTTACATCTTTCAGTATTATTGGCCTGTATCCCTCACTTCTTGCTAAAAAATAGCGTTTACCAGGCTCTGTAACCAATGCTTTATGCACGGTTCCTATTAATTTTACGTTATTTTCTTCACTTATTTTCAAATGAATCTGGGTTAAAATTCTAGACCACTCTTTTACTTTTCTCTGAAGTATCGGCTTAAGATCATATGCGGCAGTCATAGGTCTGGGTGAGAACCTTGTAATATTCAAAATGTCAGGCTTGATATCTTGTACGAGCTTAACGCTTTTTTCAAACGACTCATCAGTTTCGGTAGGATAGCCAACTATAATGTCTGTAGAAAATGTGAAATGGCTGAATTTTGCTTTAAATTTAGAAACAATATTATAGAAATCAGATACTGTATAATCGCGTTTCATGTCATTTAATACCGAATCATCGCCAGACTGTACTGGTAAATGAATAAACTTGAATATTTTCCGGCTTTCATATACTTCCAGCAATGGTTCTAATATGGTAGATGTTTCTCTAGGCTCCATCATTCCTACCCTTATCCTATATTCTCCTGGAATCTGGATTATCTTGTTTAACAGTTCAGGCAAGCCTGTACCCCTGTCCTTTCCATATGCTGCAGTGTCCTGGGCAGTGATTCTAATCTCTTTATGCCCCAGAGAAACAGCCAATTCTGTCTTTCTTATAATCTCCTGTTCTGGATAGCTTTTTAGATATCCTCTCGCAAGTTTGGTAATGCAATATGTACATTTTCCCAGGCATCCTTGGGCTATTGGTATTGCAACAGGATACCCGCTGCCGATACCTTTGAGATCTAAATTCATGTTGAATAATCTCAATGTGCCGTTTAATTCTTTTGGCGTGATTGTTACAGATTCTGCAAATAGCTCTTTTTTAATGGCTGGAAGGCAACCGCTTATAACCATCTTTTTATTATATTTTTTCAGCTCTTCGATTCTTTTTAGCATGTGATTTTCAGTGTGCTGAATAACAATGCAAGTGCCGATTAGAATAATATCTGCATCTGCGGGGTCAAGAGTTTGTTCATACCCATTTTTTTTAATCGCTTCATCTATCTGGGCGGTCTCAGCTTTGTTCATTGTACAGCCATAAGACTCTGTATATATTTTCACTTTGTATCCATCCGTACCGACTTATAATGATGCCTTCATAATCATCTATTGGTAATTAATTTTTTCTTTCAGCGACGTTGTCAATTTTTTGTTGGTAAGTAAATATTGTTTCATTTTGTCAAAGCTATATGGTATGCTAATGAATCAAACAAAATAAAAGAGAGGATGGATCAATAGTAA
This is a stretch of genomic DNA from Thermoplasmata archaeon. It encodes these proteins:
- the thiI gene encoding tRNA uracil 4-sulfurtransferase ThiI, whose translation is MILVRYGEISLKGRNREVFEDKLVENIYKHLHREGQSANIKKYRGRILVYTAADPNILKNVLGIVSISEAVETDLDIEKVYAHICKLIKLKNPRTFRISTQRLWKGFKYTSVELNNIFGEKVINDFGLKVDLENPELEIGIEITDSHAYIFSDRISGFGGLPVGIEGTIIALFSGGIDSPVAAWMVMKRGAKVLLLNFYHNQEQLQKVIETAHILDRYSPDPIEFIAEDHGALIGSFVHNLYYINKQRWTCVFCRYSMLKRAEELSHEKNALAIVTGESLGQVASQTLNNINVESSAVNIPILRPLIGLDKIEIENIAKKIGTYEKSIIAKGCGCPFLPEYPVTKADYESFKKIEVQAFAKRDVPEVKIVNESKHTC
- a CDS encoding tRNA (N(6)-L-threonylcarbamoyladenosine(37)-C(2))-methylthiotransferase gives rise to the protein MKIYTESYGCTMNKAETAQIDEAIKKNGYEQTLDPADADIILIGTCIVIQHTENHMLKRIEELKKYNKKMVISGCLPAIKKELFAESVTITPKELNGTLRLFNMNLDLKGIGSGYPVAIPIAQGCLGKCTYCITKLARGYLKSYPEQEIIRKTELAVSLGHKEIRITAQDTAAYGKDRGTGLPELLNKIIQIPGEYRIRVGMMEPRETSTILEPLLEVYESRKIFKFIHLPVQSGDDSVLNDMKRDYTVSDFYNIVSKFKAKFSHFTFSTDIIVGYPTETDESFEKSVKLVQDIKPDILNITRFSPRPMTAAYDLKPILQRKVKEWSRILTQIHLKISEENNVKLIGTVHKALVTEPGKRYFLARSEGYRPIILKDVKINSFYDVEIVDAGNVYLIGKVI